One genomic segment of Aureimonas sp. AU20 includes these proteins:
- a CDS encoding DUF2478 domain-containing protein — MAILPRLYSDNDVAGMLYAPGDDPDTVLAEFMRLLLAEGWDVLGILQRRVADAPSKSRSVEFVLAPEMEWPEAGSDEGRYEGRASDRLPELGHRLAGALDRKPDLILLNRFGRAELEGGGLVEILSAALVDIVPIAVAVPIGLRDAWVRSTGGLAVSVRPDAQRLLHWWRSLGNGPRSQETKRSG; from the coding sequence ATGGCGATCCTTCCCCGCCTTTATTCCGACAACGATGTCGCGGGCATGCTCTATGCGCCGGGAGACGATCCGGACACCGTTCTCGCGGAGTTCATGCGCCTGTTGCTGGCGGAGGGCTGGGACGTTCTCGGCATCCTTCAGCGGCGCGTGGCGGATGCTCCCTCGAAAAGCCGTTCCGTGGAGTTCGTTCTGGCTCCGGAGATGGAATGGCCGGAAGCCGGAAGCGACGAAGGCCGGTACGAGGGACGCGCGTCCGACAGACTTCCCGAACTCGGACACCGCCTTGCGGGTGCGCTGGATCGAAAGCCCGACCTCATCCTGCTCAACCGCTTCGGCCGCGCCGAGCTCGAGGGCGGCGGACTGGTCGAAATCCTGTCCGCCGCCCTCGTCGATATCGTGCCGATCGCCGTGGCCGTTCCGATCGGGCTGCGCGACGCCTGGGTCCGAAGCACCGGTGGGCTGGCGGTCTCCGTGCGCCCGGACGCCCAAAGGCTCCTGCACTGGTGGCGCTCGCTGGGCAACGGACCGCGTTCCCAGGAAACCAAGCGTTCAGGCTGA
- a CDS encoding SDR family oxidoreductase has translation MKQTGNTILVTGGGSGIGEALAQRFHDNGNTVIVAGRRKEALERACEGRADMHAITLDIESAAGVADFAERLLAAHPALNVIVNNAGIMRFEALDQSRDLTDAEATVTTNLLGPIRLTNALIDHLVARPDAAIVNVTSGLAFVPLVTTPTYNATKAAMHSYTVSMREVLKGRVEVIELAPPAVQTGLTPGQESRPGYLPLEAFIDEVMALFASEPTPREILVERVGFLRRAEAEGRFDDTLRTLNEMAAKAHEG, from the coding sequence ATGAAGCAGACCGGCAACACCATTCTCGTCACCGGCGGCGGTTCCGGCATCGGCGAAGCGCTGGCCCAGCGCTTCCACGACAACGGCAACACCGTGATCGTGGCCGGACGCCGAAAGGAGGCGCTGGAGCGCGCCTGCGAAGGGCGCGCCGACATGCACGCCATCACCCTCGACATCGAAAGCGCGGCGGGAGTGGCCGACTTCGCCGAGCGGCTGCTCGCCGCCCACCCCGCCCTCAACGTCATCGTCAACAATGCCGGCATCATGCGCTTCGAGGCTTTGGACCAGAGCCGCGATCTCACGGACGCGGAAGCGACGGTGACCACCAACCTCCTCGGGCCGATCCGCCTGACGAACGCCCTGATCGACCACCTCGTCGCTCGGCCCGATGCCGCCATCGTCAACGTGACCTCGGGGCTGGCCTTCGTGCCGCTGGTCACGACGCCCACCTACAACGCCACCAAGGCGGCCATGCACTCCTACACCGTGTCGATGCGCGAGGTGTTGAAGGGGCGGGTCGAGGTCATCGAGCTCGCGCCGCCCGCCGTGCAGACCGGTCTCACCCCAGGCCAGGAAAGCCGCCCCGGCTACCTGCCGCTCGAGGCCTTCATCGACGAGGTCATGGCGCTCTTCGCGAGCGAGCCGACGCCGCGGGAGATCCTGGTGGAGCGGGTCGGGTTCCTGCGCCGCGCGGAAGCCGAAGGGCGCTTCGACGACACGCTGCGCACGCTGAACGAGATGGCCGCCAAGGCGCACGAGGGCTGA
- a CDS encoding hydantoinase B/oxoprolinase family protein: MASEQTLDPVTFEVLKNSFITSVDQMGEQVLRTCYSFVIYNHDFSSALHDADGECAAQGNQDIAVHVGTLHFTCKDVMRAFEGDMHDGDVFAINDPYAGGTHFSDVRLIRPIFSNGEIIAFAQSNGHWSDMGGSVPGSFDVTARDMFREGLRITPVRLYDKGVFRRDVANMIASNTRDPASILGDIQAQAEGTAVCAREILRLVEKYGRDTVKTGLAEVQDYVERAVRQRIAALPDGTWETVDYIDRDPAGGEGMIPIRIKMTIRGDKAYYDFTGSHPTIASIYNSAFGATFSAVAAGMKTFFPDLPLNSGFYRAFELTVPEGSIVDAKWPVAVTGFLMPFEKIMNSIYEMWSELMPERALACTFNLEYLLTGGRDARSSDKPIFMFYDWLPGGWGGRNGKDGANATTSCFGTGMMAQPIEGQERTTPILMTECEMQRDSGGPGEWRGGVGVLKGSRMLQSEETVISYICDRERAIVWGIEGGLPSSPHGLTLKRVGTDETVRLGTIFSDVSLKEGDHFWRPTGGGGGFGDPLKRGPAHVLEDVADDYVSVERAAKDYGVVIRTIDAELCEYEVDEAATRALRAEIASERTGWARTDPETVAERFRAGEIDMLDVIRRHAVILHWGTGELLPESTRQFRESFERRSVAKWAAA; this comes from the coding sequence ATGGCCAGCGAACAGACGCTCGACCCCGTGACCTTCGAGGTCCTCAAGAATTCCTTCATCACCAGCGTCGACCAGATGGGCGAGCAGGTGCTGCGGACCTGCTATTCCTTCGTGATCTACAACCACGACTTCTCCTCCGCGCTGCACGACGCCGACGGCGAGTGCGCCGCCCAGGGCAACCAGGACATCGCCGTCCACGTCGGCACCCTGCATTTCACATGCAAGGACGTGATGCGCGCCTTCGAGGGTGACATGCATGACGGCGACGTCTTCGCCATCAACGATCCCTATGCCGGCGGCACGCACTTTTCCGACGTGCGCCTGATCCGGCCGATCTTCTCGAACGGCGAGATCATCGCCTTCGCGCAGTCCAACGGCCACTGGTCGGACATGGGCGGCTCGGTGCCCGGCTCCTTCGACGTGACGGCGCGCGACATGTTCCGCGAGGGCCTGCGCATCACGCCGGTGCGGCTCTACGACAAGGGCGTGTTCCGGCGCGATGTGGCCAACATGATCGCCTCCAACACGCGCGATCCCGCCTCGATCCTCGGCGACATCCAGGCGCAGGCCGAGGGGACGGCCGTCTGCGCCCGCGAGATTTTGCGCCTCGTCGAGAAATACGGCCGCGACACGGTGAAGACGGGTCTTGCCGAAGTGCAGGACTATGTCGAGCGTGCCGTGCGCCAGCGCATCGCGGCGCTGCCCGACGGCACCTGGGAAACGGTGGACTATATCGACCGCGACCCGGCGGGGGGCGAGGGCATGATCCCGATCCGCATCAAGATGACGATCCGGGGCGACAAGGCCTATTACGACTTCACCGGCAGCCACCCCACCATCGCCTCGATCTACAACTCGGCCTTCGGCGCGACCTTCTCGGCGGTCGCGGCGGGCATGAAGACCTTCTTCCCCGACCTGCCGCTGAATTCCGGCTTCTACCGCGCCTTCGAACTGACGGTGCCGGAAGGCTCGATCGTGGACGCCAAGTGGCCCGTCGCGGTGACGGGCTTCCTGATGCCCTTCGAGAAGATCATGAACTCGATCTACGAGATGTGGTCGGAGCTGATGCCCGAGCGCGCGCTCGCCTGCACCTTCAACCTCGAATATCTCCTCACCGGCGGGCGCGACGCGCGGTCCTCCGACAAGCCGATCTTCATGTTCTACGACTGGCTGCCCGGCGGCTGGGGCGGGCGCAACGGCAAGGACGGCGCCAATGCCACGACCTCGTGCTTCGGCACCGGCATGATGGCCCAGCCCATCGAGGGGCAGGAGCGCACGACGCCGATCCTGATGACCGAGTGCGAGATGCAGCGCGATTCCGGCGGCCCCGGCGAGTGGCGCGGGGGCGTCGGCGTCCTCAAGGGTTCGCGCATGCTCCAGTCGGAGGAGACCGTGATCTCCTATATCTGCGACCGCGAGCGGGCGATCGTCTGGGGCATCGAAGGGGGCCTGCCCTCGAGCCCGCACGGGCTGACGCTGAAGCGCGTCGGCACGGACGAGACGGTGCGCCTCGGCACGATCTTCTCCGACGTCTCGCTGAAGGAAGGCGACCATTTCTGGCGGCCGACGGGCGGGGGCGGCGGCTTCGGCGATCCGTTGAAGCGCGGCCCGGCCCATGTCCTCGAGGATGTCGCCGACGACTACGTCTCGGTGGAGCGCGCCGCCAAGGACTATGGCGTCGTGATCAGGACGATCGACGCCGAGCTCTGCGAGTACGAGGTCGACGAGGCGGCGACGCGGGCGCTGCGCGCCGAGATCGCGAGCGAGCGCACCGGCTGGGCCCGCACCGATCCCGAAACGGTGGCCGAGCGGTTCCGGGCCGGCGAGATCGACATGCTCGACGTGATCCGCCGCCATGCCGTGATCCTCCATTGGGGCACGGGCGAGCTTCTGCCCGAATCCACCCGCCAGTTCCGCGAGAGCTTCGAGCGCCGCTCGGTCGCCAAATGGGCGGCCGCCTGA
- a CDS encoding winged helix-turn-helix transcriptional regulator, whose protein sequence is MSSLPFDDATVRRARAIAQTKPPADSDPRVEALVNDLIGRVADKWTMIVLEVLSEHEELRFTQLSRHVAGISQKMLTQTLRQMERDGMVTRTVHAVVPPRVDYKLTELGLSLGAAFCGVWIWAEENLGRVETARETFDRTCR, encoded by the coding sequence ATGTCCAGCCTTCCCTTCGACGACGCCACGGTCCGCAGGGCGCGGGCCATCGCCCAGACCAAGCCGCCGGCCGACAGCGACCCCAGGGTGGAAGCGCTGGTCAACGATCTGATCGGGCGTGTGGCCGACAAATGGACCATGATCGTGCTCGAGGTCCTGAGCGAGCACGAGGAGCTGCGCTTCACCCAGCTTTCGCGCCATGTCGCGGGCATCAGTCAGAAGATGCTGACGCAGACGCTGCGGCAGATGGAGCGCGACGGGATGGTGACGCGAACTGTCCATGCCGTGGTGCCGCCGCGCGTCGACTACAAGCTCACCGAACTCGGCCTCAGTCTTGGCGCGGCCTTCTGCGGCGTCTGGATCTGGGCGGAGGAAAATCTCGGCCGGGTCGAGACGGCCCGGGAGACATTCGATCGCACCTGCCGGTAG
- a CDS encoding DUF779 domain-containing protein: protein MDKVTATPEAMAFLAEIVADHGPVLFHQSGGCCDGSSPMCYPRGEFRIGDGDVLLGRLADDTPVYIGGAQFEVWKHTDLILDVVPGRGGMFSLDNGRERRFLTRSTVCAAPQ from the coding sequence ATGGACAAGGTCACGGCCACGCCGGAGGCCATGGCGTTCCTGGCCGAGATCGTCGCGGACCACGGCCCGGTGCTGTTTCACCAGTCCGGTGGGTGCTGCGACGGGTCCTCGCCCATGTGCTATCCCAGGGGCGAGTTCCGTATCGGCGATGGCGACGTTCTCTTGGGCCGACTTGCCGACGACACGCCCGTCTATATCGGCGGGGCGCAGTTCGAGGTGTGGAAGCACACCGATCTCATCCTCGACGTGGTGCCGGGACGAGGCGGCATGTTCTCGCTCGACAATGGCCGGGAGCGGCGTTTCCTGACCCGCTCCACGGTCTGCGCCGCCCCGCAATAG
- the modA gene encoding molybdate ABC transporter substrate-binding protein, with amino-acid sequence MPSRRSFLALLTGATACLGLAFLPGQPAHAQDKAPVVFAAASLKNALDEINTAWTAETGKSVTISYAASSALAKQIESGAPADLFVSADLDWMNYLEGKKLIKTDTRETLLGNDIVLIAPKDAATTTEIREGFPLKDLLAGGKLAMGSVASVPAGKYGKAALEKLGVWDSVKGNVAEAENVRAALVLVARGEAPLGIVYKTDAASDPSVKIVGTFPQDSHPPILYPVAQTADATHADAATFQTYLRSAKAKAAFEKQGFNVVSAQ; translated from the coding sequence ATGCCCAGCCGTAGATCCTTCCTCGCCCTGCTTACGGGCGCGACCGCATGCCTCGGACTTGCGTTCCTGCCGGGGCAACCGGCCCATGCGCAGGACAAGGCGCCCGTGGTCTTCGCCGCGGCAAGCCTGAAGAACGCGCTCGACGAGATCAACACGGCCTGGACGGCGGAGACGGGCAAGTCCGTCACGATCTCCTATGCGGCAAGCTCGGCGCTTGCCAAGCAGATCGAAAGCGGCGCCCCGGCCGACCTGTTCGTCTCGGCCGACCTCGACTGGATGAACTATCTCGAGGGCAAGAAACTGATCAAAACCGATACGCGGGAGACGCTTCTCGGAAACGACATCGTCCTGATCGCGCCCAAGGACGCCGCGACCACGACGGAGATCCGTGAAGGCTTTCCGCTGAAGGACCTTCTCGCCGGGGGCAAGCTTGCCATGGGCAGCGTCGCGAGCGTTCCCGCCGGCAAGTATGGAAAGGCGGCGTTGGAAAAGCTCGGCGTCTGGGACAGCGTCAAGGGCAACGTGGCGGAAGCCGAGAACGTCCGCGCCGCGCTGGTTCTGGTTGCCCGGGGCGAGGCGCCGCTCGGCATCGTCTACAAGACCGACGCGGCGTCCGACCCGTCCGTCAAGATCGTCGGCACGTTCCCGCAGGACAGCCACCCGCCGATCCTCTACCCCGTCGCCCAGACGGCGGACGCCACCCATGCCGACGCTGCGACGTTCCAGACCTATCTGCGCTCCGCCAAGGCGAAGGCCGCCTTCGAGAAGCAGGGCTTCAACGTGGTGAGCGCGCAGTAA
- a CDS encoding hydantoinase/oxoprolinase family protein: protein MQNLRVAVDVGGTFTDICIMDEDTGLIRIEKTSSTKDPIEGILAGVGKAGIDLSKVALFSHGTTVATNALITRRLPRTAMVCSAGFRDVLEIRRANKEDLWDVYKDVVKPYIPRRDRLTVPERVDSAGKVVEPLDEAAARDVARILKKRGVEAIAVCFMNAYLNGEPERRMREILLEAMPDVPVSISSQVLPEIFEHERFSTTVANAALSPVVVSYTTRLGERLATEGYTRDLLLLHTGGGVMTPASVKDFAARLAGSGIAAGAIASRHIASLCGYPNSIGLDMGGTSTDVSLAYEGQSRVTKDWFIEFGYPIRFSSIEVLTIGAGGGSLAWTDEAGSLRNGPQSAGAFPGPACYGNGNRQPTNTDANVTLGRLGTSLAGGKVQLDASLARQAVEEGVGKPFGLSAEAASDAILRVANANMSDAVRLISISRGYDPRDFALVAFGGAGALHGVDVARELAIPAVIVPPNPGVTSALGCLLVDMQHDFSENCMVEGTEAEPADIEARFARIEREALDRLTHEGVATSDIVLQRSIDMMYRGQWRSLAVSVPSPITSIEALVADFHREHQREYNFRRDDAPVSFFRVNVKAIGVVPKAELAVHEPTGVTPDPVSRRTVWFDNAPHDTPVYSRDDLPCGFSFRGPAIVGQVDSTVVVPPGSLAEVDKYLNIIIRVKG, encoded by the coding sequence TTGCAGAATCTTCGCGTCGCCGTCGATGTCGGCGGCACCTTCACCGACATCTGCATCATGGACGAGGACACCGGCCTCATCCGCATCGAGAAGACGTCCTCCACCAAGGACCCGATCGAGGGAATCCTCGCCGGTGTCGGCAAGGCGGGGATCGACCTGTCCAAGGTCGCCCTGTTCAGCCACGGCACCACGGTCGCCACCAACGCGCTGATCACGCGCCGTCTGCCGCGCACCGCCATGGTGTGCAGCGCCGGCTTTCGCGACGTGCTCGAAATCCGCCGCGCCAACAAGGAAGACCTTTGGGACGTCTACAAGGACGTCGTGAAACCCTATATCCCGCGCCGCGACCGGCTGACGGTGCCTGAGCGCGTCGATTCCGCCGGCAAGGTGGTCGAGCCGCTGGACGAGGCGGCCGCGCGCGATGTCGCGCGCATTCTCAAGAAGCGCGGCGTCGAGGCCATCGCCGTCTGCTTCATGAACGCCTATCTCAACGGCGAGCCGGAACGGCGCATGCGCGAGATCCTGCTGGAGGCCATGCCGGACGTGCCGGTGTCGATCTCCTCGCAGGTCCTGCCCGAGATCTTCGAGCACGAGCGCTTCTCGACCACCGTCGCCAACGCCGCCCTTTCGCCGGTCGTCGTCAGCTACACGACGCGCCTGGGCGAGCGCTTGGCGACGGAGGGCTACACCCGCGATCTCCTCCTCCTGCACACCGGCGGCGGCGTGATGACGCCGGCCAGCGTCAAGGATTTCGCCGCGCGGCTCGCGGGCTCCGGCATCGCGGCGGGCGCTATCGCCTCGCGCCACATCGCCTCGCTCTGCGGCTATCCCAACTCGATCGGCCTCGACATGGGCGGCACGTCCACGGACGTCTCGCTCGCCTACGAGGGCCAGTCGCGCGTCACCAAGGACTGGTTCATCGAGTTCGGCTATCCCATCCGCTTCTCCTCGATCGAGGTGCTGACCATCGGCGCGGGCGGCGGCTCGCTCGCCTGGACCGACGAGGCGGGAAGCTTACGCAACGGACCGCAGTCGGCAGGCGCCTTTCCCGGCCCCGCCTGCTACGGCAACGGCAACCGCCAGCCCACCAACACCGACGCCAACGTCACGCTCGGGCGCCTCGGCACGAGCCTTGCCGGCGGCAAGGTGCAGCTCGACGCCTCGCTCGCCCGCCAGGCCGTCGAAGAAGGCGTCGGCAAGCCCTTCGGCCTCTCGGCCGAGGCGGCGTCCGACGCGATCCTGCGCGTGGCCAACGCCAACATGTCGGACGCCGTGCGCCTGATCTCGATCAGCCGCGGCTACGACCCCCGCGACTTCGCCCTCGTCGCCTTCGGCGGGGCCGGCGCGCTGCACGGGGTGGATGTCGCGCGCGAGCTCGCCATTCCCGCCGTGATCGTGCCGCCCAATCCCGGCGTCACCTCGGCGCTCGGCTGTCTCCTCGTCGACATGCAGCACGACTTCTCCGAGAACTGCATGGTGGAGGGCACGGAGGCCGAGCCCGCCGACATCGAGGCCCGCTTTGCCCGCATCGAGCGCGAGGCGCTGGACCGGCTGACGCACGAGGGCGTGGCGACAAGCGATATCGTGCTCCAGCGCTCGATCGACATGATGTATCGCGGCCAGTGGCGCTCGCTCGCCGTCTCGGTGCCGAGCCCGATCACCTCGATCGAGGCGCTGGTCGCCGACTTCCACCGCGAGCACCAGCGCGAATACAATTTCCGCCGCGACGACGCGCCGGTCAGCTTCTTCCGCGTCAACGTCAAGGCGATCGGCGTCGTGCCGAAGGCCGAACTCGCCGTCCACGAGCCGACGGGTGTAACCCCAGATCCCGTTTCGCGCCGCACGGTCTGGTTCGACAACGCGCCCCACGACACGCCGGTCTACAGCCGCGACGACCTGCCCTGCGGCTTCTCCTTCCGGGGGCCGGCGATCGTCGGACAGGTGGACTCCACCGTGGTCGTGCCGCCCGGCTCGCTCGCCGAGGTCGACAAATATCTGAACATCATCATCCGCGTGAAGGGCTGA
- a CDS encoding helix-turn-helix domain-containing protein codes for MSYSTNQSPGGQRKQFWQDAVSRTYFPLDIQFRNAQEFAGDLDFWSLGQVSISRNHCDGLLYRRRERHLVSEREESYLITVPDIAEIRFSQDNQDVTCRPGQFLIERSHLPYEFSHRERAALWVMKVPSALLRSRIARPERLATLQFDASRSVGALFVDMVRMTAPRLDEMDEAARDRMGGHLVDLLAMAVEADQRVLSGSRSSVRNAHLHRAEHFIRARLRETDLSPQRIAEGCGISLRYLHQLFEAEGTTVCAHIRTQRLLMCDSLLKDPQNHRRAISEIAYEWGFGDQAQFSRNYRAQFGRSPSETRAAARG; via the coding sequence ATGAGCTATTCCACCAACCAGAGCCCAGGCGGCCAGCGCAAGCAGTTCTGGCAGGACGCGGTTTCGCGGACCTACTTCCCGCTCGACATCCAATTCCGCAACGCGCAGGAGTTCGCGGGCGATCTCGACTTCTGGTCGCTCGGCCAGGTCTCGATCTCGCGCAACCATTGCGACGGGCTGCTCTATCGGCGGCGGGAGCGCCATCTCGTGTCGGAGCGCGAGGAAAGCTATCTCATCACCGTGCCGGACATCGCCGAGATCCGCTTTTCGCAGGACAATCAGGACGTGACCTGCCGACCCGGGCAGTTCCTGATCGAGCGCAGCCACCTGCCCTATGAGTTCAGCCACCGCGAGCGCGCCGCGCTCTGGGTGATGAAGGTGCCGAGCGCACTGCTTCGTTCGCGCATCGCGCGGCCCGAGCGGCTGGCGACCCTTCAGTTCGACGCCAGCCGCAGCGTCGGCGCCCTGTTCGTGGACATGGTGCGCATGACGGCGCCACGTCTGGACGAGATGGACGAGGCGGCGCGCGACCGCATGGGCGGCCATCTCGTGGATCTCCTGGCCATGGCGGTGGAGGCCGACCAGCGCGTCCTGTCGGGCTCGCGCTCATCGGTGCGCAACGCCCATCTTCACCGCGCCGAGCATTTCATCCGCGCGCGCCTTCGCGAAACCGACTTGTCGCCGCAGCGCATCGCGGAGGGCTGCGGCATATCCTTGCGCTACCTCCACCAGCTCTTCGAGGCCGAGGGCACCACGGTCTGCGCCCATATCCGCACCCAGCGCCTTCTGATGTGCGACTCGCTCCTGAAGGATCCGCAGAACCATCGCCGCGCCATTTCCGAGATCGCCTACGAGTGGGGCTTCGGCGATCAGGCGCAGTTCAGCCGGAACTACCGTGCCCAGTTCGGCCGAAGCCCAAGCGAGACCCGCGCCGCCGCGCGCGGGTGA
- the torT gene encoding TMAO reductase system periplasmic protein TorT — translation MTSFEAMTRALGFATCLSLAAALPASAEESWFPMKIFDSSSGTPTPAEYTPVGKAEKPYNLCVLFPHMKDSFWVAVAYGVVKQAEAANVNMTLYEAGGYENLPRQLSQFDDCLASGADAIIVGAISGAGLAQKFDEAKAKGVPVVGVVNPVPIEKLPAANFVDFAAMGGVTAKGLLASLGSGETANVVTFPGPAGSGWAESFNEGFKKEVAGNANVKILDEKFGDSGVAVQLQLIQDALQTYPDMNVIWGTAPTAEAAVGAVAEAGRTDMKIISSYENQAMLDALNRGDILAFATQYPVGEGAIGIDQAIRLIEKKPVVKLVQPEAAVIDKTTVPNVKMDLVLAPADWTPVYSVKAK, via the coding sequence ATGACGTCTTTCGAAGCAATGACGCGCGCCCTCGGCTTCGCGACCTGCCTGTCCCTTGCAGCGGCTCTTCCCGCCTCGGCCGAGGAGAGCTGGTTCCCGATGAAGATCTTCGATTCCTCCTCCGGCACGCCGACCCCGGCCGAATACACGCCGGTCGGCAAGGCCGAGAAGCCCTACAATCTCTGTGTCCTGTTTCCGCACATGAAGGACAGTTTCTGGGTCGCGGTCGCCTACGGCGTCGTGAAACAGGCCGAAGCCGCCAACGTCAACATGACGCTCTACGAGGCCGGCGGCTACGAGAACCTGCCGCGCCAGCTTTCCCAGTTCGACGACTGTCTGGCGAGCGGGGCGGACGCCATCATCGTCGGCGCCATCTCGGGCGCCGGCCTCGCGCAGAAGTTCGACGAGGCCAAGGCCAAGGGCGTGCCGGTGGTCGGCGTCGTCAACCCGGTGCCGATCGAGAAGCTGCCGGCCGCCAACTTCGTCGACTTCGCGGCCATGGGGGGCGTGACCGCCAAGGGTCTCCTCGCCAGCCTCGGGTCCGGCGAGACCGCCAACGTCGTCACCTTTCCCGGCCCCGCCGGCTCGGGCTGGGCGGAAAGCTTCAACGAGGGTTTCAAGAAGGAGGTCGCCGGCAACGCGAACGTCAAGATCCTCGACGAGAAGTTCGGCGATAGCGGCGTCGCGGTCCAGCTCCAGCTGATCCAGGACGCGCTCCAGACCTATCCCGACATGAACGTCATCTGGGGCACGGCACCGACGGCCGAGGCGGCGGTCGGCGCGGTGGCCGAAGCCGGCCGCACCGACATGAAGATCATCTCCTCCTACGAGAACCAGGCGATGCTCGACGCGCTCAACCGCGGCGACATCCTCGCCTTCGCCACCCAGTATCCTGTGGGCGAAGGGGCGATCGGCATCGACCAGGCGATCCGCCTCATCGAGAAGAAGCCGGTGGTCAAGCTCGTTCAGCCCGAAGCGGCCGTGATCGACAAGACGACAGTGCCGAACGTCAAGATGGATCTCGTCCTGGCGCCCGCCGACTGGACCCCGGTCTACTCGGTCAAGGCCAAGTAG
- a CDS encoding gamma-glutamylcyclotransferase family protein has protein sequence MTEDADIRLFSYGTLQQENVQIASFGRKLAGAPDAIRGFRREMLEITDPAVLETSGERFHPVVMPSDDASDLVEGTLFRITGEELAAADRYEVDDYRRVEATTVSGLLAWVYVRA, from the coding sequence TTGACCGAAGACGCCGACATTCGCCTGTTTTCCTACGGCACGCTTCAACAGGAGAACGTTCAGATCGCGTCGTTCGGGCGCAAACTGGCTGGGGCGCCGGACGCGATCCGAGGCTTTCGGCGCGAGATGCTGGAGATCACGGACCCAGCCGTCCTCGAAACGAGCGGGGAGCGCTTTCACCCCGTCGTCATGCCGTCGGACGACGCCTCGGATCTCGTCGAGGGGACGCTCTTCCGGATCACGGGCGAAGAGCTTGCAGCCGCGGATCGCTACGAGGTGGACGATTATCGGCGCGTGGAGGCGACGACCGTGTCGGGCCTTCTCGCCTGGGTGTATGTCCGGGCATGA
- a CDS encoding GAF domain-containing protein — MFVTSPAEEHATKPELYEALAGQFAALIAGERDGIANAANLSALLFTSLPHLNWAGFYFLRANSELVLGPFQGKPACVRIPVGRGVCGTAVERAATVLVDDVHAFPGHIACDAASRSELVVPLLREGRVVGVLDLDSPIPSRFDGEDREGIERLAAIYAEGSDPV; from the coding sequence ATGTTCGTGACGAGCCCAGCCGAAGAGCACGCAACGAAGCCTGAGCTTTACGAGGCTTTGGCGGGACAGTTCGCGGCCCTCATCGCCGGCGAACGGGACGGTATCGCCAATGCGGCCAATCTCTCGGCTCTCCTGTTCACATCGCTACCTCACCTGAACTGGGCGGGCTTCTACTTTCTCCGGGCGAACTCCGAACTCGTGCTCGGCCCCTTCCAGGGCAAGCCCGCCTGCGTGCGCATTCCGGTCGGCCGGGGCGTGTGCGGGACCGCCGTCGAACGGGCCGCGACGGTTCTCGTGGACGATGTCCATGCCTTTCCCGGTCACATCGCCTGCGACGCCGCCTCCCGTTCGGAGCTCGTGGTTCCGCTGCTTCGGGAGGGGCGGGTGGTCGGCGTCCTCGATCTCGACAGTCCCATTCCCTCGCGCTTCGACGGGGAAGACCGGGAGGGCATCGAGAGGCTCGCCGCGATCTACGCAGAGGGCAGCGACCCGGTCTGA